GGCTCGGCATCCGCCCGGCGACGCTGGTGCGCCAGTCCGACCGCCTGGCGCTGTACGACGACGCCGCGGACCGATTGCGCGCCGCCGGCCTCCTCTACCCGTGCTACGAGACGCCGGACGAGCTGGAGCGCAAGCGTGCCCTCCAACGCGCACGCGGCCATCCGCCCAAGTACGACCGCGCCGCGCTCGCCCTCGCCGACGCGGACCGGGTCGCGCTGGAGGCGCAGGGGCGCCATCCGCACTGGCGCTTCCGTCTGCCGGACGGCGCGCGCACCTGGGACGACCGCTGCCGCGGCGAGCAACGCGTCAACCTCGACGCCATCTCCGATCCGGTGCTGGTGCGCGCCGACGGCAGCTACCTCTATACCCTGACCTCGGTGGTGGACGACGTCGACATGGGCGTCACGCTGATCGTGCGGGGCGAGGATCACATCACCAATACCGGCGTACAGATCGCCCTGTTCGAGGCGCTGGGGGCGGCTGCGCCCGCCTTCGCGCACCACAACCTCCTCACCCGCAGCGACGGCGAGCCGCTCTCCAAGCGCGACAACCCGCTCTCGCTGACGCGGCTGCGCGGGGACGAGGTGGAGCCGATGGCGGTCGCCTCGCTGGCGGTGCTGACGGGGACCTCGCAGCCGGTGGAGCCGGTGGCCGACCTCGGCGCGCTGTGCGCGCGGGCCGATCTCGCCGCCGTCTCGCGCGGGCCGGCGACGTTCGATCCGGCGGACGTCACCCGCCTCAACGCCGCGCTCCTGCACGAGATGCCTTACGAGGCGGTCGCAGGATGGCTGGCGGAGACCTACGGGGTGAGCGATCCGGCGGTGTGGACGACGCTGCGCGGGAACCTCGCCCGGCGGACCGACATCGCGCCGTGGGTGGCGATCCTGCGCGACGGCCCGGCCGCCGTGCCGCCGGCGGAGGGGGATCGCCCGGTGCTCGCCGCCGCGCGCCAGGCGCTGCCGCCCGAGCCGTGGGATGAGAGCACCTTCAAAGGGTGGACCGCGGCGGTGAAGGCCGCTACCGGGGCCAAGGGCAAGGGCCTCTTCATGCCGCTGCGGCTGGCACTGACGGGCGAGGCACAGGGCCCGGAACTCGCCGCCTTCCTCCTCCTCCTCGGCCGCGAGGAGACCTCCCGCCGCCTCGACGCCGCGCTCTCCCGCGCGCCCTGACCCGAGCCGCCGCGCCACCCGGCCGCGCGAAAGCCGCGAGCGAGCAGTTGCCTGAAGCGGCGGATCAGCCGCCGCGCGGTCCTTCGAGGGGGCCGCGGGCCTCTTGCTGTGCGTCCGTGGTGGCGCCGGCGGGGGCATCGCCCGTCGCCGGATGCGCCTGCGGGCCGGGGGCGTCACCCTCGGTGGCGGGCGGCGCGGCGAGCGAGGCCGGAGCGAGGGTGCCGGAGGCCGCCGGCGTCAGCGTCGCCGCCTCGGCGTCGGCCGCGGCCGGCGTGACGGGCGAGGCCGCCGAGGGGGCGGTCGACGATGCGACCGGCGTCGTCGCGCGCGGGGCCGCCGAGCGCGGGGTCGTCGTGCCGAGGGGGATCACGGTGACGGCGGTCGTCGCGATCATGCCGGTGGTCTTGGGGCGGGCTTGGGCGACGGCCGGCTCGCTGACGTACTTGGAGAAGAACTGCGGGCCGACGTCGCGATACCGGTGGTCGCCTTCCATCGCCATCGTCGGGTTGGAGGCGACGCGGCGCGGCGCGTCGGGCAGGGTCAGCCCGGTGAGACGGGTTGGCGCCTCGGACGTGCGGTCGGTCTTGAGGGGCGGCAGCGGCTTGCCCGTCTCGTCGTAGACGGCTTTGAACGGCGTCCACTCGACGATCTCCGGCGCCGGCGCGTCGGAGGCCGTCTGCTCGTCCGCCTTCAGCGAGGCGACCACGGAGTCGACCACCTTCTCGTCCGGCGAGCCGGTGGACATCGGCTGGCAGCCGCAGCCGGAAACGGAGCGCTTGCGGTAGGCGAACGCGGTCGGCAGCGTCACATAGCGCTCGCCGGTCATGGTCGAGCGCATGCTCTCCACCGGCGAATCGCTGCCGTGCGCGTAGAGCGAAACGTCCGCCCCCGGACAGCGGCCGATGCACATGGCGAGCTCGTCGTAGAAATTGTCCGAATGGGAGCGGCTGTTGATGGGGAAGTAGAAGCCGTCGCACAGACGCACGCACACGGTGCGATAGTTGCCGACACGCATCTGCCCCTTCACGTGCCCGCTGGAGCGCGTCGCGGCGGAGACGTACGTCTCGCCACCGCCGGAGGCGGCGCGGTTGGGCCGCGCGGAGTTCAGGTCCAGCCGCTCGACGCCGTTGGCCGGGGCGGTGCTGACGACCCGCACCTCCTCCCGGCTGCGCGAGTTGCCGAACAGGCTGGAGAAGATGCCGCGGTTGCGCTTGCCCTCGGTGTGGACGCCGGTGACGACGCGCCCGCCGATCATCATGGTGCTTTCACGCGGGGCGGGCTCGCGGCGGGTGGCGACGCGGCTCGGCGCACACGCCTGCTGCACCTGCCGCTGCAACGCGGCGACCTGCCGGCCGCTGCCCGCGCGGGCCATGCGCGCCTCGATCCCCGCGCAGGCGCGATTGCGCCCGTAGCGGGTGGAGGCGTCGCACCGATAGGCCTTGTACTGCGAGCGCAGGCTGGCCATGTCGCCACCACCGCTCTGCGCTGCCGCCAGCTGCTTGCGCAGGGAATTGCACGACTGAGCCGCCGCCTCGCCGACGAATAGCACAGCTATGAGGGCAGCAATCAGAAGGCGCATGGAACTTCCCCAATCGGTTTTCGGCCAAACGCTAACTGCAGGTAAATAAGCAAGCGGCGTCAAACCCACAACGAACCGACGATACGTCCGTTGCATAGGCTTAATGAATTAGGGCTGAGCGAGCGTGGGTTCGTCTACCTTTCCGGTGGATATGCCATCCCGAGCTCACGGACTCGTGACAGATCGGCAACGAATTGTTCGAACTCCGATCGCTTCGCGTCGGGGTCCGGGAGACGCAGCAGATAAGACGGATGAATGGTGATCAATCCATGGTCGCCGTTGGCCCAGGCGAGGGCCCGGCCACGCTCGCGGCCGATGCTGACCGCGCGCCCCATGAGCGCCTGCGCCGCCGTCGCGCCCAGCGCCACCGTCAGCCGCGGCCGCACCAGGTCCCGCTCCGCCTCCAGCCAAACGCCGCATGCATGGACCTGCGACAGCGTCGGCTTCTGGTGGATGCGCCGCTTGC
This portion of the Acuticoccus sp. I52.16.1 genome encodes:
- a CDS encoding glutamate--tRNA ligase, with product MPEIVRFAPSPTGEIHIGNARTALYNYAVARQTGGTFILRFDDTDVERSEARFAEAIAADLAWLGIRPATLVRQSDRLALYDDAADRLRAAGLLYPCYETPDELERKRALQRARGHPPKYDRAALALADADRVALEAQGRHPHWRFRLPDGARTWDDRCRGEQRVNLDAISDPVLVRADGSYLYTLTSVVDDVDMGVTLIVRGEDHITNTGVQIALFEALGAAAPAFAHHNLLTRSDGEPLSKRDNPLSLTRLRGDEVEPMAVASLAVLTGTSQPVEPVADLGALCARADLAAVSRGPATFDPADVTRLNAALLHEMPYEAVAGWLAETYGVSDPAVWTTLRGNLARRTDIAPWVAILRDGPAAVPPAEGDRPVLAAARQALPPEPWDESTFKGWTAAVKAATGAKGKGLFMPLRLALTGEAQGPELAAFLLLLGREETSRRLDAALSRAP
- a CDS encoding DUF2865 domain-containing protein — its product is MRLLIAALIAVLFVGEAAAQSCNSLRKQLAAAQSGGGDMASLRSQYKAYRCDASTRYGRNRACAGIEARMARAGSGRQVAALQRQVQQACAPSRVATRREPAPRESTMMIGGRVVTGVHTEGKRNRGIFSSLFGNSRSREEVRVVSTAPANGVERLDLNSARPNRAASGGGETYVSAATRSSGHVKGQMRVGNYRTVCVRLCDGFYFPINSRSHSDNFYDELAMCIGRCPGADVSLYAHGSDSPVESMRSTMTGERYVTLPTAFAYRKRSVSGCGCQPMSTGSPDEKVVDSVVASLKADEQTASDAPAPEIVEWTPFKAVYDETGKPLPPLKTDRTSEAPTRLTGLTLPDAPRRVASNPTMAMEGDHRYRDVGPQFFSKYVSEPAVAQARPKTTGMIATTAVTVIPLGTTTPRSAAPRATTPVASSTAPSAASPVTPAAADAEAATLTPAASGTLAPASLAAPPATEGDAPGPQAHPATGDAPAGATTDAQQEARGPLEGPRGG